The genomic stretch TCATCTACAAATTCAGCGGAATAGCTGTTCTCTTTCTCACTGGTCAGCATGCTGTCCTCTAATTGTTCAATCAGCTGATCCGTTTCGAATAAGAATATGTCTAACAAAGAATCGTTGTTGTAATCCATAAAAGCCCCTCTTTATGTGATTTTTTGTAATACCTGTATTAATTTTTCTTCTGTAAAAGGCTTTACGATGAAAGATCTGGCACCTGCTATGATTGCTTCTTTTACCAGTTCCTCCTGCCCCATAGCTGTAACCATTATTACTTTTGCAGCCTGATCCAGATTCATAATTTCCTTAAGCGCCATGCTTCCGGACATTTCCGGCATTGTAATATCCAAGGTTACAATATCGGGCTTATGCTCCTTATATTTTTGAATGGCAATTTTTCCATTCTCTGCTTCTCCTACTACTTCATAGCCGTTCTTTTCCAACATTTCTCTAATAACACGTCTCATAAAAATAGCATCATCTACGATTAATACACTGCCTGGCAT from Anaerocolumna sp. AGMB13020 encodes the following:
- a CDS encoding response regulator, which codes for MPGSVLIVDDAIFMRRVIREMLEKNGYEVVGEAENGKIAIQKYKEHKPDIVTLDITMPEMSGSMALKEIMNLDQAAKVIMVTAMGQEELVKEAIIAGARSFIVKPFTEEKLIQVLQKIT